One stretch of Hypanus sabinus isolate sHypSab1 chromosome 29, sHypSab1.hap1, whole genome shotgun sequence DNA includes these proteins:
- the LOC132382933 gene encoding cyclic AMP-dependent transcription factor ATF-4-like, with translation MSVWLDSRFSSLMEDCMSCLDSPFLMADPSLVNADLEAGPVKSCLTPPQFGGNEGSELSSQCPCIDPLDTDNVDAFTGLDWMVEKVDLFDTETGCPSPDLLSALDGSNLLEELPFEPLPVKQAADLSLDLGSFPNSPKGLDQLAPGTPTVVPESIFFPDDSFHVEVERVIDISNVEEKLDLVLIQSSPLQDSCTEMLDSDSGLGSSPPHSPDESLDRSVSERSSEDDKSFLNNFSPARSKPYDRPSVETVGCSPKLKGNCLEPKSMEKKLKKMEQNKSAATRYRQKKRAEQGAIVAECSLLEEKNKTLQEKADSLTKEIQYLKSLIEDVRKAKNKKLVT, from the exons ATGTCAGTTTGGTTAGATTCTCGGTTCTCATCCCTGATGGAGGACTGCATGTCCTGCCTCGATTCGCCATTTCTGATGGCTGACCCGAGTCTCGTCAATGCAGACCTGGAGGCCGGGCCGGTGAAGTCTTGCCTCACACCTCCCCAGTTTGGTGGCAATGAGGGAAGTGAATTGTCCTCCCAGTGTCCATGTATTGACCCTTTGGACACAGATAATGTGG ATGCGTTCACCGGCTTGGACTGGATGGTAGAGAAGGTGGATCTCTTTGACACTGAAACTGGTTGTCCCTCCCCAGATCTGCTGTCTGCTTTGGATGGTTCTAATCTTTTAGAAGAACTGCCTTTTGAACCCTTGCCAGTCAAACAGGCAGCAGATCTGAGCCTGGACCTTGGGTCATTCCCAAATTCACCTAAAGGGTTAGATCAGCTGGCTCCTGGTACCCCTACAGTTGTCCCAGAATCCATTTTCTTCCCTGATGACTCTTTCCATGTAGAAGTAGAAAGGGTAATTGATATCTCAAATGTTGAGGAGAAGCTAGACTTGGTTTTGATTCAGTCATCACCTCTGCAGGATTCCTGCACAGAAATGTTAGATTCTGACAGTGGTCTTGGTTCTAGTCCTCCTCACTCCCCTGATGAGTCTTTAGATAGaagtgtgtcagagagatcttcCGAAGACGACAAGTCCTTCCTCAATAATTTCAGCCCTGCAAGGTCAAAACCATACGATCGCCCTAGTGTGGAAACGGTAGGGTGTTCACCCAAATTAAAAGGCAATTGTCTGGAGCCGAAGAGCATGGAGAAAAAATTGAAGAAGATGGAGCAGAATAAGAGTGCTGCAACACGATACAGACAAAAGAAGAGGGCAGAGCAAGGTGCTATAGTTGCAGAGTGTAGCCTTCTGGAGGAGAAAAATAAAACCTTACAGGAAAAAGCTGATTCATTGACTAAAGAAATCCAATATTTAAAGAGCTTGATAGAGGATGTTAGGAAAGCTAAAAATAAAAAGCTTGTAACATAG
- the rps19bp1 gene encoding ribosomal protein S19 binding protein 1 has translation MSAALLRKGLDLMSEDVRGQGKKMNRGHSSDAGRLLNTSKKGRRKELERIRRQREKNKATVKGKVVKSALEEYRKTRAADHTEANLQYMLGSQFLTESSVTEKVETYNRGRKAKDRPKEKKVKKKEETSIFSENDFAKFQREYFGTI, from the exons ATGTCGGCAGCGCTGCTCAGGAAGGGGCTAGATCTGATGAGCGAGGATGTAAGAG GGCAAGGTAAGAAGATGAATCGAGGACACTCGTCAGATGCTGGCCGCTTGCTCAATACAAGCAAgaaggggagaaggaaggaattgGAGAGGATTCGCAGGCAACGGGAAAAGAACAAAGCTACCGTTAAAGGGAAGGTAGTTAAATCAGCACTGG AGGAATACAGGAAAACCAGAGCAGCTGATCATACAGAGGCAAACCTCCAGTACATGCTTGGTTCCCAATTCCTGACCGAGAGCAGTGTCACTGAgaag GTGGAGACATACAATCGAGGAAGGAAAGCAAAGGATCGTCCAAAGGAAAAGAAAgtgaagaaaaaagaagaaacaagcATATTTTCGGAGAACGATTTTGCGAAGTTCCAAAGAGAGTACTTCGGGACAATCTAA